In Gulosibacter molinativorax, a single window of DNA contains:
- a CDS encoding FABP family protein, protein MELVLAHPTGQTELAEGKIDVRPGGFKLRLHAHVVNTSTAKPVERIIRTLELDGDRLRTTLEMEAVGVEITQHLSSVLTRVEPENHR, encoded by the coding sequence GTGGAACTCGTGCTCGCGCATCCGACTGGGCAGACCGAGCTTGCTGAGGGCAAGATTGACGTGCGCCCTGGCGGGTTCAAGTTGCGGCTGCACGCGCACGTCGTCAACACCTCTACCGCGAAGCCCGTGGAGAGGATCATTCGCACGCTGGAGCTCGACGGCGACCGGCTCCGCACCACGTTGGAGATGGAAGCCGTCGGTGTCGAAATAACGCAACACCTCAGTTCGGTGCTGACGCGCGTTGAGCCCGAAAACCACCGGTAA
- a CDS encoding IS3 family transposase (programmed frameshift), whose amino-acid sequence MSATRRRFSQEFKDELCREVITTSKAVKTVAEEYGVGAETLRGWLKKYRAEHATGEPEGDLTLDERARLRELERENRELRTEAAFLKKAAGVLREGATIVAKYEFIDSYAREPGAPSIARMCVWLAVSRSGFYHWRGRPLSATATRRAALTSRIRYFFDASDQTYGYRRIHADLTAEGTECSPELVRQIMRDEGLVACQPRPFRTTTLADREAAEGMPDLVQRAFTADRPGRKFVGDITYIPSWQGFIYLATVIDCYSKKVVGWSIADHMRTELVEDALRNAVATTQIEPGAIFHSDRGSVYTSADYRALVARLGMRSSMGRTGVCWDNAMAESFFSALKNERVYRTVYATKQQARRDVINYIEGFYNSRRRHSALGYQYPNDVHYSYRQLALAA is encoded by the exons ATGTCTGCAACACGACGACGATTCAGTCAGGAATTCAAGGACGAGTTATGCCGCGAGGTGATCACCACCTCGAAGGCCGTCAAGACGGTAGCCGAGGAATACGGTGTCGGCGCCGAAACCCTCCGCGGCTGGCTCAAGAAGTACCGGGCCGAGCACGCCACCGGAGAACCGGAGGGCGATTTGACTCTCGATGAACGAGCCCGGTTACGAGAACTCGAACGCGAGAACCGGGAACTGCGCACCGAGGCCGCGTTCCTAAAAAAAGCAGCAG GCGTACTTCGCGAGGGAGCCACGATAGTGGCGAAGTATGAGTTTATTGACTCCTATGCCCGCGAGCCAGGCGCGCCATCGATCGCGCGGATGTGCGTGTGGCTGGCAGTTTCTCGTTCCGGGTTCTATCACTGGCGCGGCCGCCCGTTATCGGCGACCGCGACCCGCAGGGCGGCGCTGACCTCCCGGATCCGGTACTTCTTCGACGCATCGGACCAGACCTACGGGTACCGGCGGATTCACGCTGATCTGACCGCGGAGGGGACGGAGTGCTCGCCAGAGCTGGTGCGACAGATCATGCGTGACGAGGGCCTGGTGGCCTGTCAACCGCGCCCGTTCCGAACGACGACGCTGGCGGATCGAGAGGCCGCCGAGGGCATGCCAGACCTCGTGCAGCGGGCGTTCACCGCTGACCGGCCTGGCCGCAAATTCGTGGGCGATATTACTTACATTCCCTCGTGGCAGGGGTTCATCTATTTGGCGACCGTGATTGACTGCTATTCGAAGAAAGTTGTGGGCTGGTCGATCGCTGATCACATGCGTACCGAGTTGGTCGAGGACGCGCTCCGGAATGCGGTAGCGACCACCCAGATTGAGCCAGGCGCGATTTTTCATTCGGACCGCGGAAGTGTTTATACCTCCGCGGACTATCGGGCGCTGGTGGCCCGGCTGGGGATGCGGTCTTCGATGGGACGAACTGGCGTGTGTTGGGACAACGCCATGGCGGAATCGTTCTTTTCGGCGTTGAAGAACGAGCGCGTGTACCGCACCGTGTACGCGACGAAACAGCAGGCGCGACGTGATGTGATCAACTACATCGAGGGGTTCTACAACAGTCGCCGTCGCCACTCCGCGTTGGGTTACCAGTACCCCAACGATGTCCATTACAGTTACCGACAGCTGGCACTAGCAGCGTAA
- a CDS encoding NADPH-dependent FMN reductase: MTTIGYIIGSISSTSINRQLVEAMVKLAPEGVEFKEIEIKQLPFYSPDLEAEFPQIAKDFKQEIVDVDGVLIATPEYSRSIPGVLKNAFDWSTRPYGDMSFNGKPVAIIGASQGPISTAAAQQHLRAIMGHFNAIVMGQPEGMIQVAPGLLENGEITNEGTAEFLGMYLQSFASLIERVQKANA; encoded by the coding sequence ATGACCACTATTGGTTACATCATTGGCAGCATCTCCAGCACCTCGATCAACCGTCAGCTCGTAGAAGCAATGGTCAAGCTCGCCCCGGAAGGCGTGGAGTTCAAGGAAATCGAGATCAAGCAGCTCCCGTTCTACTCGCCGGACCTCGAGGCCGAATTCCCGCAGATCGCGAAGGACTTCAAGCAGGAAATCGTTGACGTTGACGGTGTGCTCATCGCCACGCCCGAGTACAGCCGTTCGATCCCGGGTGTCCTCAAGAACGCCTTCGACTGGTCGACCCGCCCCTACGGTGACATGTCGTTCAACGGCAAGCCCGTCGCAATCATCGGCGCCTCGCAGGGCCCGATCTCGACGGCGGCAGCGCAGCAGCACCTGCGCGCGATCATGGGGCACTTCAACGCGATCGTGATGGGCCAGCCCGAGGGCATGATCCAGGTTGCTCCGGGTCTCCTCGAGAACGGCGAGATCACCAACGAAGGCACGGCAGAATTCCTCGGAATGTACCTGCAGTCGTTCGCGTCGCTCATCGAGCGCGTCCAGAAGGCGAACGCCTAA
- a CDS encoding DNA-3-methyladenine glycosylase family protein, with protein sequence MSDFTERTWTPPHPTNLGSTLSALQHGPGDPTFQWLTPGQDALLARRFDGQLATLRLTQLPDGVLRARAWGDGASAALDRAPEICGAADDSSTFMPLLPAIEDAHRRRDGMRIPRTGDVFAELVPVILEQKVLVEQATASYRRLVLRFGEPAPGLPPHLAARMRVAPDAGTWRRIPSWVWHRAGVDPSRSRTVVQLAARASSIDRLARLPAADARARLETLPGVGPWSSAEVAQRALGDADAVSVGDYHLRKHIGHALEGRDYTDAEMVAALEPWRGQRFRAVRLILAAGPRRPRRGPRMGKVDYRAF encoded by the coding sequence ATGTCCGATTTCACAGAGCGCACCTGGACGCCTCCGCACCCGACCAACCTAGGGTCGACGCTGTCCGCGCTGCAGCACGGCCCCGGCGACCCGACCTTCCAGTGGCTTACGCCCGGGCAGGATGCGCTCCTCGCGCGCCGCTTCGACGGGCAGCTCGCGACGCTTCGGCTGACGCAGCTCCCCGATGGCGTGCTCCGGGCCCGAGCCTGGGGCGATGGCGCATCGGCTGCCCTCGATCGCGCGCCGGAGATCTGCGGCGCGGCCGACGACAGCTCGACGTTCATGCCTCTGCTTCCCGCGATCGAGGATGCGCATCGTCGAAGGGACGGGATGCGCATCCCCCGCACCGGCGACGTCTTCGCCGAGCTCGTCCCGGTCATCCTCGAGCAAAAGGTGTTGGTCGAGCAAGCGACCGCTTCCTATCGGCGCCTCGTCCTTCGCTTCGGCGAGCCAGCCCCAGGCCTCCCCCCGCACCTCGCAGCCAGGATGCGCGTGGCGCCTGACGCCGGAACGTGGCGCCGCATCCCTAGCTGGGTGTGGCACCGCGCGGGTGTCGACCCGAGTCGCAGCCGCACCGTCGTGCAGCTGGCGGCGCGCGCCTCATCGATCGACCGCCTCGCGAGGCTCCCGGCAGCGGATGCACGTGCCCGGCTCGAGACACTCCCGGGCGTCGGCCCATGGTCGAGTGCGGAGGTTGCGCAGCGTGCGCTCGGCGACGCGGATGCAGTGTCGGTGGGCGACTATCACCTGCGCAAGCACATTGGCCACGCGCTCGAGGGGCGCGATTACACCGATGCCGAAATGGTCGCCGCACTCGAGCCCTGGCGCGGCCAGCGTTTCCGAGCGGTGCGACTCATCCTCGCCGCCGGCCCTCGGCGACCCCGCCGCGGTCCGCGCATGGGGAAGGTCGACTACCGCGCGTTCTGA
- a CDS encoding zinc-binding dehydrogenase, which translates to MAETMKAWVLDDAHQPLRLEERPVPTAGPGQVVIKVKASGLCHSDVGYMEGVIPFMTDLPVVLGHEVAGVVTELGEGVSGYAVGDAVVGAVSGDDAPGVTRDGAYAEYTILTADKLVKLPEGIDMAQAAAATDAGATSHAGVVVYGKVKEGDKVLIIGLGGLGMTGARIAVLKGAEVVGVEPREDIWDAAKELGVKEVYKDASELEGQDFDVAVDFAGFGTTTQAAIKAVKYNGRVSLIGLGRTQFEFNSYDLISRAITLQGATPRGRVEDLQEVIDWVGAGDLKITTTNTTFDKIPEGLQQLAEGKVQGRLVAIFED; encoded by the coding sequence ATGGCAGAAACGATGAAGGCCTGGGTTCTGGATGACGCACACCAGCCGCTTCGCCTCGAGGAACGTCCCGTGCCCACCGCCGGTCCCGGCCAGGTTGTCATCAAGGTCAAGGCGTCGGGTCTTTGCCACAGTGACGTTGGGTACATGGAGGGCGTGATTCCATTCATGACCGACCTGCCCGTCGTGCTGGGCCACGAGGTCGCGGGCGTCGTCACCGAGCTGGGTGAAGGGGTCTCGGGGTATGCGGTTGGCGACGCCGTGGTCGGCGCCGTGAGTGGCGACGACGCACCCGGCGTGACGCGTGACGGCGCATACGCCGAGTACACCATCCTCACTGCCGACAAGCTCGTGAAGCTTCCCGAGGGCATCGACATGGCGCAGGCCGCTGCGGCGACCGATGCTGGCGCGACTTCGCATGCTGGCGTGGTCGTTTACGGCAAGGTCAAGGAAGGCGACAAGGTACTGATCATCGGTCTCGGCGGCCTTGGGATGACGGGCGCACGCATCGCCGTGCTCAAGGGTGCCGAGGTTGTCGGCGTCGAGCCGCGCGAAGACATATGGGACGCTGCGAAGGAGCTCGGCGTCAAAGAGGTGTACAAGGACGCCTCGGAGCTCGAAGGGCAGGACTTCGACGTTGCCGTTGACTTCGCCGGCTTCGGCACCACTACCCAGGCCGCCATCAAGGCCGTGAAGTACAACGGCCGCGTGTCGCTGATTGGTCTCGGACGCACGCAGTTCGAGTTCAACTCGTACGACCTGATCTCGCGCGCCATTACGCTGCAGGGTGCGACGCCGCGCGGGCGGGTCGAAGATCTTCAGGAAGTCATCGACTGGGTTGGCGCTGGTGACCTCAAGATTACGACCACGAACACCACGTTCGACAAGATCCCCGAGGGTCTGCAGCAGCTCGCCGAGGGCAAGGTTCAGGGTCGCCTCGTCGCGATCTTCGAAGACTAA
- a CDS encoding alpha/beta hydrolase family protein, whose product MHADASSNNVVSNTQRVSIPVSSDAIAGTITLPEGEPSGVVIMHPATATPERYYGALAAYIASRGLAAVTYDYRGTGASGSPRAFRNVRMRDWMGIDVPHVAEWTRREFRGLPITAIGHSIGGHALTLGYGVQHLERFALVSSHVGATRKIEPIGERMRVGAILHAAGPALSRALGYMPGKRLGLGEDMPLGALLEWSKWVQQPSYFFDDPTMHAQARAASVDRDVLAIGASDDLWASPQQMDALTNHLLRARVERCTYTPAELGAAKIGHHGLLRRNVGEPVWPELVDWLVRGN is encoded by the coding sequence ATGCATGCCGACGCATCCTCGAACAATGTCGTTTCGAATACCCAGCGAGTCTCCATTCCCGTGAGCTCCGACGCGATCGCGGGCACCATTACGTTGCCGGAAGGGGAGCCGTCGGGTGTCGTCATCATGCATCCGGCCACCGCGACTCCGGAGCGCTATTACGGTGCGCTCGCCGCCTATATCGCGAGTCGCGGACTCGCGGCCGTGACCTATGACTATCGGGGGACCGGTGCATCCGGCAGCCCGCGAGCGTTTCGCAACGTGAGAATGCGCGACTGGATGGGCATCGACGTGCCGCACGTCGCCGAGTGGACCCGTCGGGAGTTTCGGGGCCTGCCGATCACGGCGATCGGTCACAGCATTGGCGGGCACGCCCTCACGCTCGGGTACGGGGTGCAGCACCTCGAGCGGTTCGCGCTCGTGTCTTCGCACGTTGGTGCGACGCGGAAGATCGAGCCAATCGGCGAGAGGATGCGCGTGGGCGCAATTCTGCACGCCGCCGGTCCGGCGCTGAGTCGGGCGCTCGGGTACATGCCAGGAAAGCGGCTCGGCCTCGGGGAGGATATGCCGCTCGGGGCGCTGCTCGAGTGGAGCAAGTGGGTGCAGCAGCCGAGCTATTTCTTCGACGACCCGACGATGCATGCCCAGGCCCGCGCCGCATCCGTCGACCGAGATGTGCTGGCGATCGGTGCATCCGACGACCTGTGGGCGTCGCCACAGCAGATGGATGCGCTCACGAACCACCTGCTGCGCGCTCGCGTTGAGCGGTGCACCTACACCCCGGCCGAGCTCGGCGCCGCGAAGATCGGGCACCACGGACTCCTGCGGCGCAACGTCGGTGAGCCGGTTTGGCCGGAATTGGTTGATTGGCTCGTGCGGGGGAATTGA
- a CDS encoding methyltransferase family protein, with protein MSVRIPPPVLMVAAGVAQHLLAGKRKPSGASVAGAVVLGGIGAWLDFSALAQFRRHRTTFNPVEVENASDLVTTGPYAVTRNPMYLGAALEMGAYATYRRSATALLPVALFVVLIDRLQIPAEEAALARKFGAKYRKYQSRVPRWVGTASFRPTGKG; from the coding sequence ATGAGCGTTCGAATTCCACCACCAGTGCTCATGGTCGCGGCCGGAGTGGCGCAGCACCTGCTGGCAGGCAAGCGCAAACCCTCGGGCGCATCCGTCGCGGGCGCCGTCGTGCTCGGTGGTATTGGCGCGTGGCTCGATTTCTCCGCGCTCGCGCAGTTCCGCCGCCACCGCACCACGTTCAACCCCGTCGAGGTGGAGAACGCGAGCGACCTCGTCACGACCGGACCGTATGCCGTCACTCGCAACCCGATGTACCTCGGGGCCGCACTGGAAATGGGCGCCTACGCCACGTACCGCCGGTCCGCGACGGCGCTGCTCCCGGTAGCGCTGTTCGTGGTGCTCATCGATCGTCTGCAGATTCCCGCCGAGGAGGCCGCGCTCGCGCGCAAATTCGGCGCGAAGTACCGGAAATATCAGTCGAGGGTGCCACGATGGGTCGGGACGGCCTCCTTCCGCCCCACCGGGAAAGGATGA
- a CDS encoding sensor histidine kinase — MPETTRATSRPAPSPGATATNGVIVAAAVIAVLTLPVSAVTLVQGTTEPLAPGTIVVISVALVALQATAVLCKWFPKAAFVAACALMILLAFIQVPGIASAAMFPASLAFLVPLWRLAAGDDRAWSYGALGTGLAGAVLITASDAVASSASEPLLLLAEAGTLIAAILAAWSLGALSRQRRLAEQQRLDARTRQAVSEERTRIGRDLHDIVSHSLTVMIAQAEAARVTVDDPDADRALEQVAETGRTAMGGLRRMLSVLDDAANEPLEPAPDIDAIATLAERAHTDDHHIQLTETGTPKPLAPDATLAAYRMVQECITNAIRHVLPPVEIEVSIQWNTESVLITVEDDGGQGVRPRSGSAPGTGLIGVAERVERAGGRWDERQGRGWRLRAELPVLTDADREVAS; from the coding sequence ATGCCAGAGACAACTCGAGCAACCTCGCGCCCCGCGCCGTCGCCAGGCGCGACGGCCACCAACGGCGTCATCGTCGCGGCTGCGGTGATCGCGGTGCTCACGCTGCCCGTGAGCGCGGTCACGCTCGTGCAGGGCACGACTGAGCCGCTCGCTCCGGGCACCATCGTGGTGATCAGCGTCGCGCTCGTCGCGCTGCAGGCGACGGCCGTCCTGTGCAAGTGGTTCCCTAAAGCAGCGTTCGTGGCGGCCTGTGCGCTCATGATCCTCCTCGCATTCATCCAGGTGCCGGGCATCGCGAGCGCCGCGATGTTCCCCGCATCCCTCGCGTTTCTCGTGCCGCTGTGGCGACTCGCCGCGGGCGACGATCGGGCGTGGTCGTACGGCGCGCTCGGCACGGGCCTCGCCGGGGCGGTGCTAATCACGGCTTCGGATGCGGTCGCGAGCAGCGCATCCGAACCACTCCTGCTCCTCGCCGAGGCCGGCACCCTCATCGCCGCGATTCTCGCCGCGTGGTCGCTCGGTGCGCTCTCGCGCCAGCGACGCCTCGCCGAACAGCAGCGGCTGGATGCGCGCACCCGCCAAGCAGTGTCGGAGGAACGGACCCGAATTGGTCGCGATTTGCACGACATCGTCTCGCATTCCCTGACGGTGATGATCGCGCAGGCCGAGGCGGCGCGCGTCACTGTGGATGACCCGGATGCCGATCGCGCGCTCGAGCAGGTCGCTGAAACGGGCCGCACCGCGATGGGCGGGCTGCGGCGGATGCTCAGCGTGCTCGACGATGCCGCGAACGAGCCGCTCGAACCCGCGCCCGATATCGATGCGATCGCGACGCTCGCCGAGCGGGCCCACACCGACGACCATCACATCCAGCTAACCGAGACCGGCACGCCGAAGCCGCTCGCGCCGGATGCGACGCTCGCCGCCTATCGGATGGTGCAGGAGTGTATTACCAATGCGATTCGGCACGTGCTGCCGCCCGTCGAGATCGAGGTGTCGATTCAGTGGAACACAGAATCCGTGCTGATCACGGTGGAGGACGACGGCGGCCAGGGTGTTCGTCCCCGCTCTGGCTCGGCGCCGGGTACCGGGTTGATTGGCGTTGCCGAACGAGTCGAGCGCGCGGGCGGCCGGTGGGATGAGCGCCAAGGCCGGGGCTGGCGGCTGCGGGCCGAGCTCCCGGTACTGACCGACGCGGATCGGGAGGTGGCGTCGTGA
- a CDS encoding response regulator translates to MNEPIAVLLADDQDLLRASLATVIGADARIRVAGEVGDGDAAVEFVRSHRVDVVLMDIRMPGMDGIAATAEVLRLRPETRVLILTTFDLDENVFAAVRAGASGFLTKDMRPAELIDAICKVADGDAAVSPRATASLLRHVRHQVFPQGDPLEALTPRERDVFRLLARGASNAEIGARLYLTENTVKSHVRSVLAGLQLPDRIQVVIWAYENGLIRPGEAGDAPPGA, encoded by the coding sequence GTGAACGAGCCCATCGCGGTGCTCCTCGCCGACGACCAAGACCTGTTGCGCGCGTCGCTCGCGACGGTCATCGGGGCGGATGCGCGCATCCGCGTCGCGGGTGAGGTCGGCGACGGTGACGCTGCGGTCGAGTTCGTCCGCTCGCACCGGGTCGACGTCGTGCTCATGGATATCCGGATGCCCGGTATGGATGGCATCGCGGCGACCGCCGAGGTGCTGCGGCTGCGGCCCGAAACCCGGGTGCTCATCCTGACGACTTTCGACCTCGACGAGAACGTGTTTGCGGCGGTGCGTGCGGGTGCCAGCGGTTTCCTCACGAAGGACATGCGCCCCGCCGAGCTGATCGACGCCATCTGCAAGGTCGCCGATGGCGACGCGGCGGTGTCGCCGCGCGCGACCGCATCCCTGCTGCGGCACGTCCGCCACCAGGTGTTTCCGCAGGGCGATCCGCTCGAGGCCCTGACCCCGCGCGAGCGCGACGTGTTCCGGCTGCTCGCGCGGGGCGCATCCAACGCCGAGATCGGGGCGCGGCTGTACCTCACCGAGAACACCGTGAAGTCGCACGTGCGGTCGGTGCTCGCGGGGCTGCAGCTGCCCGACCGCATCCAGGTCGTGATCTGGGCCTACGAGAACGGACTGATCCGGCCGGGCGAGGCCGGCGATGCGCCGCCGGGCGCCTAG
- a CDS encoding isochorismatase family protein, translated as MTQPRRAVIVIDVQNEYANGPLEIQYPPREAAVANAVRAIDAAIAAEIPVITVQHEYPEGAPVFAAGSEGVQLQPEIAERSGDAAFHSVKALASVFNDDALVAWLRDHEIDTVTLVGFMTNNCVLASAAGAEPLGLNVEVLSDATGAINIANEAGSASAQQVHETLMALLHSNWAAVATTDAWASAVVDGAALEKSNLVVSALQGHEAVSASA; from the coding sequence ATGACTCAGCCACGACGCGCCGTCATCGTGATCGACGTGCAGAACGAGTACGCGAACGGGCCGCTCGAGATTCAGTACCCGCCGCGGGAGGCGGCCGTCGCGAATGCCGTGCGCGCAATCGACGCCGCGATTGCCGCGGAGATTCCCGTCATCACGGTGCAGCACGAGTACCCCGAGGGTGCGCCCGTGTTTGCCGCGGGCTCAGAGGGCGTCCAACTGCAGCCGGAGATCGCCGAGCGTTCGGGCGATGCCGCATTCCACTCGGTGAAGGCGCTCGCCAGCGTCTTCAACGACGACGCCCTGGTGGCGTGGCTACGCGACCACGAGATCGACACGGTCACGCTCGTCGGATTCATGACGAACAACTGCGTGCTCGCATCGGCCGCGGGCGCCGAACCGCTCGGCTTGAACGTCGAGGTGCTGTCGGATGCGACCGGCGCGATCAATATCGCGAATGAGGCGGGCAGTGCATCCGCCCAGCAGGTGCACGAAACCCTCATGGCGCTCCTGCACTCGAACTGGGCCGCAGTGGCGACGACGGATGCGTGGGCATCGGCCGTCGTGGACGGCGCCGCACTCGAGAAGAGCAACCTCGTCGTTTCGGCGCTGCAGGGACACGAGGCAGTGAGCGCTTCGGCGTAG